One stretch of Streptomyces sp. NBC_01142 DNA includes these proteins:
- a CDS encoding AAA family ATPase: MTEDPHNPPYLYSAQAAPEPRPLQPAQQRIRTAWTADELMATEFPAPKWAVPGIISEGVNLLAGPPKVGKSWLSLGLALSVAAGGTAMDSVPVDGGPVLYLALEDTPRRLQTRMGKILGNERAPSGLTLATSCPPLPQGGSEAIAQWVERNPEARMVVIDVFAKMRGNSAPGASAYDADYAAVGHAKRIADHYGIAVVLVHHVRKAASDDFLAEVSGTNGLAGAADATLVLKRARGQADGVLHVTGRDVDEAEYALRFYAEAGAWQLLEGPAADHTIGDTRATILRYVREHPGAKPKQIAEGTRLQPDLVRQSCSRMANDVQLIRKAGGYVVPGENGGQG, translated from the coding sequence ATGACCGAGGACCCGCACAACCCGCCCTATCTGTACTCCGCACAGGCTGCGCCGGAACCTCGCCCCCTGCAGCCCGCACAGCAGCGCATCCGCACGGCTTGGACCGCCGATGAGCTCATGGCAACGGAGTTCCCGGCGCCGAAGTGGGCCGTTCCGGGGATCATCTCCGAGGGCGTGAACCTCCTTGCCGGTCCGCCGAAGGTCGGCAAGTCCTGGCTCTCTCTCGGCCTAGCCCTCTCGGTCGCGGCCGGAGGCACGGCCATGGACAGCGTTCCGGTGGATGGGGGACCGGTGCTCTACCTCGCGCTGGAAGACACCCCGCGCCGTCTGCAGACCCGCATGGGCAAGATCCTCGGCAACGAGCGTGCGCCGTCCGGCTTGACGCTGGCCACCTCGTGCCCGCCGCTCCCGCAGGGCGGGAGCGAGGCCATCGCCCAGTGGGTCGAGCGGAATCCCGAGGCGCGCATGGTCGTCATCGACGTGTTCGCGAAGATGCGCGGGAACTCCGCTCCGGGTGCCTCCGCGTATGACGCGGACTACGCGGCCGTGGGCCACGCGAAGCGCATCGCGGATCACTACGGCATCGCCGTTGTCCTCGTGCACCACGTGCGCAAGGCCGCGTCGGACGACTTCCTCGCGGAGGTCTCCGGTACCAACGGCCTCGCCGGTGCCGCGGACGCCACCCTCGTGCTGAAGCGAGCTCGGGGCCAGGCCGATGGTGTCCTGCACGTCACCGGCCGCGACGTGGACGAGGCCGAGTACGCGCTCCGCTTCTACGCAGAGGCCGGCGCCTGGCAGCTCCTCGAGGGCCCCGCAGCCGATCACACCATCGGCGACACCCGGGCAACGATCCTGCGCTACGTCCGCGAGCACCCCGGAGCCAAGCCGAAGCAGATCGCCGAGGGCACCCGGCTGCAGCCCGACCTCGTACGGCAGAGCTGCTCCCGCATGGCCAATGACGTCCAGCTCATCAGGAAGGCCGGGGGCTACGTCGTCCCGGGTGAGAACGGGGGACAGGGATGA
- a CDS encoding helix-turn-helix domain-containing protein, protein MTGHSRHSVTAVTLPHLFRPAEIAEALGCSEWWVKEQARQRRIPFTRAGGAYRFTAEHCAEIIALFEERPDRSAGVPQTAPARRTRKQRTAEPTTRLVARPPRRVLRAQQLAAA, encoded by the coding sequence ATGACCGGTCACAGCCGTCACAGTGTCACCGCGGTCACTCTGCCCCACCTCTTCCGACCGGCGGAGATCGCCGAGGCCCTCGGCTGTTCCGAGTGGTGGGTGAAGGAGCAGGCACGGCAGCGTCGTATTCCGTTCACGCGGGCCGGAGGTGCGTACCGCTTCACGGCGGAACATTGCGCCGAGATCATCGCCCTCTTCGAAGAGCGTCCGGACCGGAGCGCGGGCGTTCCCCAGACCGCTCCCGCACGGCGTACTCGCAAGCAGCGGACAGCCGAGCCGACCACGCGCCTGGTTGCCCGTCCGCCGCGCCGGGTCCTCCGGGCACAGCAGCTCGCCGCCGCGTAG
- a CDS encoding LacI family DNA-binding transcriptional regulator: protein MGYGEKRGDYFRGRFKIEKGKYGTVCDEQGRTIKFKTAREAKRAANDEETRIRDKGWRDPSLGLETFEEYVNRWFEDIDLAPTTMDNYRRDIEGHLLPEFGDRPLKAITARDVSVWEKKIKAVYAPESVRTYRSRLHLVFADAVEEGLVAANPATQRRGRGKRAGRTRHRGPEKVTTSPLGILLIAERMAVLSGRDDEFVANVAIGYTGKRWGELVGLETKFVREEAIRVEWQLVELDSGELVRCPPKDDSYRTLDANRWLIALLRDQIARKNPVPCPCHGRTYVFDSYGTVRRWGRGGGPTLKDVAKVASVSTGTVSNVLNHPELVAAETQLRVTEAIAELEYTRGRTAEETAAHWRRSGFGSRIFYPAAHGTYRPEKGKEDKPVVPVPIQAERWMPGTLCWTPIAAGLTPHGERHSHKMHMEEMGTPKVLMDERMGHIDGSVSARYSHVSGEMRLRLLEGLDRNWYAALDARLAMSPRSSVAVLDALLSARAAQRS, encoded by the coding sequence ATGGGATACGGAGAGAAGCGCGGCGACTACTTCCGTGGCCGGTTCAAGATCGAGAAGGGTAAGTACGGCACGGTCTGCGACGAGCAAGGTCGAACGATCAAGTTCAAGACCGCTCGCGAGGCCAAGCGGGCAGCCAACGACGAAGAGACCAGGATCAGGGACAAGGGTTGGAGGGACCCGTCCCTCGGCCTGGAGACGTTTGAGGAGTACGTGAACCGATGGTTCGAGGACATCGACCTTGCGCCGACGACCATGGACAACTACCGGCGTGACATCGAGGGGCACTTGCTCCCCGAGTTCGGTGACCGTCCTCTCAAGGCCATCACTGCGCGAGACGTCTCCGTCTGGGAGAAGAAGATCAAGGCGGTGTACGCGCCGGAAAGTGTCAGGACGTACCGCTCGCGCCTCCACCTAGTCTTCGCGGACGCGGTGGAGGAAGGACTGGTCGCCGCCAACCCGGCTACCCAACGGCGAGGGAGGGGAAAGCGAGCTGGCCGTACCCGCCATCGTGGCCCGGAGAAAGTGACGACCTCGCCCCTGGGAATCTTGCTCATCGCCGAGCGGATGGCAGTTTTGTCCGGACGGGACGACGAGTTTGTGGCCAACGTAGCCATCGGATACACGGGGAAACGCTGGGGCGAACTCGTAGGGCTGGAGACGAAGTTCGTAAGAGAGGAGGCCATTCGTGTCGAGTGGCAGCTTGTCGAACTCGACTCCGGCGAACTCGTGCGGTGCCCGCCGAAGGACGACAGCTACCGGACGCTAGACGCTAACCGGTGGCTCATTGCTCTCCTCCGCGATCAGATCGCTCGCAAGAATCCGGTTCCGTGCCCGTGCCACGGTCGTACATACGTCTTCGATAGTTACGGCACCGTCCGGCGGTGGGGACGAGGAGGTGGCCCCACCCTCAAAGACGTAGCCAAGGTGGCAAGCGTCAGCACGGGCACAGTGTCGAACGTGCTCAACCACCCGGAACTCGTCGCCGCGGAGACCCAGCTCCGCGTGACCGAAGCCATCGCCGAACTCGAATACACGAGGGGCAGGACCGCAGAGGAGACGGCCGCGCACTGGCGCCGCTCGGGGTTCGGCAGCCGCATCTTCTATCCGGCCGCCCATGGCACGTACCGACCAGAGAAGGGGAAGGAGGACAAGCCCGTCGTACCCGTGCCGATCCAGGCCGAGCGGTGGATGCCGGGCACCCTCTGTTGGACGCCGATCGCTGCCGGGCTCACGCCCCATGGAGAGCGGCACTCGCACAAGATGCACATGGAGGAGATGGGCACCCCCAAGGTCCTCATGGACGAGCGGATGGGGCACATCGACGGCTCGGTCTCGGCGCGGTACTCGCACGTCTCGGGCGAGATGCGGCTCCGGCTCCTGGAGGGCCTGGACCGTAACTGGTACGCGGCGCTGGATGCTCGCTTGGCGATGAGCCCGCGGTCGTCGGTTGCGGTGCTTGATGCTCTCCTCAGCGCTCGGGCAGCTCAACGTTCCTAG
- a CDS encoding amphi-Trp domain-containing protein codes for MKDLKFEQKRSLSRLEAADQLTALAAALRQGGDAELELGPGVLSLRIPDDLRSEIEVEVGNGEIELEIEFKWPTARTRTASSQAVAGTEAAKRRKSAPTKPGRSSTGTSRSKSVKRAATKTP; via the coding sequence ATGAAGGACCTGAAGTTTGAGCAGAAGCGCTCGCTGTCACGCCTTGAGGCGGCTGATCAGCTCACGGCGCTCGCGGCCGCGCTGAGACAAGGTGGGGATGCCGAACTGGAACTCGGCCCCGGGGTGCTGAGCCTGCGGATCCCCGACGACCTTCGCAGCGAGATAGAGGTCGAGGTCGGTAACGGGGAGATCGAGCTGGAGATCGAGTTCAAGTGGCCGACCGCACGGACCCGGACAGCGTCATCGCAGGCGGTGGCAGGCACTGAGGCCGCGAAGCGGCGGAAGAGCGCGCCCACCAAGCCCGGGCGGAGCAGCACCGGTACCAGCAGGAGCAAGAGCGTGAAGCGGGCCGCCACAAAAACGCCCTGA
- a CDS encoding carboxymuconolactone decarboxylase family protein — protein sequence MATASETPVLDTLAAMTVDSIERCGLAPDMFMLTRIAALAASDAPPISYVAHIDPALQAGLTADQLQDVLVAIAPIVGTARVMTAAGNIAKALSIEIAVADAQARGGA from the coding sequence ATGGCCACAGCATCTGAAACCCCGGTACTGGACACCCTCGCCGCGATGACGGTCGATTCGATCGAGCGGTGTGGGCTGGCCCCGGACATGTTCATGCTCACCCGCATCGCTGCCCTCGCCGCCTCGGATGCTCCGCCGATCTCCTACGTCGCCCACATCGACCCCGCCCTCCAAGCCGGCCTGACCGCCGACCAGCTGCAGGATGTCCTGGTCGCCATCGCCCCGATCGTTGGCACAGCCCGCGTCATGACGGCAGCCGGCAACATCGCCAAAGCACTCAGCATCGAGATCGCCGTCGCCGACGCCCAGGCCCGGGGCGGAGCGTAG